The uncultured Cohaesibacter sp. genomic sequence GAGTGAAATCCGAAAGGATTTGCTTGGAGCGTTTGATGCACAGGTCGGGCAGACTGACATTGCTCTCGCGCAAAATGTGGTGCGGCTCTATCGGTCAAAGGACCGTGCGGAGCCGAGCGAGAAGGCGATCATCTACATTCACGGTGGTGGCTGGTGCAAATGCGATTTTGTCACCCACGGCAGCATTATGGTCGATCTGGCCGGCGCGAGCGGGTTGGATGTCTATGGCATCACCTATCCACTTGCTCCCGAACATGCCTATCCGGCTGCGATCGATACGGTCTGCGATCAGATCGAGGCGATTGCTGCTTCCCTGCACAAGGGTGAATTTTTCATTGGCGGCGATAGCGCCGGAGCCAATCTGGCGCTGGCTGCGGCCTTGCGGCTCAGGGACGAGAAGAAAAACTTGCCCATAGGCGCGCTGCTGCTGTGGTATGGATGCTATCGCTACACCTTTGATACGCGTAGTCATGCTGCCTATGGTGACGGCAGTTTCGGGCTTCCCACGGCTGGCATGAAGCAGATGTGGGAAGATTATTTGGCCGGACACGACCGGCCCGTCTATGGCGATCTCACGAATGCCGTCCTGTCTGGTCTTCCGCCTTGCTATCTGTGCGAGGCTGAGTTCGACTGTCTGGCGGACGACACCCGCTGGCTTGCCGATCGGCTGATGGAATCGGGTGGTCGTTTTAGCTATGATTTCTATCCTTCGACAAACCATGGCTTCATTCATTTCTCGGGATTTTTCGAGCCAAGCAAGAAGAGCATTGAGCGGGCTGTTGCCTTCCTCACGACAACGGCCGTTCAGGATTGAGGTTCACGTGGAAACGGGTCAGTCATCAAGTCTGACGTTGACACGGCATGGTTTGGGCCAACTTATGGTCACGCTGGTTGATTTGGTCGAAATTTGACCCTATTTAAGCCTTCTTTATAGACTGCTGGTCTAGCGTGTCCCGCGTTTGCGAATTTGGAGATTTGAATGGAATTCCTGCAAGGTATCTTTTCTGCCGGAACAGGGTTGCTCGGTTATGCGATACCCGCTCTGTTTGTTCTTACCATTGTGGTGTTTTTCCATGAACTCGGCCATTTCATGGTTGGTCGCTGGTGCGGTGTGACCATCAAAGCCTTTTCCATCGGCTTTGGTCCTGAACTGTTTGGCTTTTATGACAAGCACGGAACCCGCTGGAAGTTCAGCGCGATTCCCCTTGGTGGCTATGTGAAGTTTCTGGGCGACGAGAATGCGGCCAGCCTGCCGGATGAAGAGGCCATGCAGAATCTCGGGGCGGACGAACGCGTAGGATCTTTGCATGCCAAACCCTTGTGGCAGCGCGCTGCGATTGTTGCGGCCGGGCCCCTGGCTAACTTTTTGTTATCCATCGTTATCTTCGCAATGCTTCTGCTGGTTTACGGCAAGCCGATCACGCCGGCGCGCGTTGACAGCGTTGTACCGGATAGTGCGGCAGAAGAGGCCGGTTTCGAGGTCGGGGACATCATGGTGTCCGTCGATGGCATCGATATCGAGGCCTTCAGTGATGTTCAGCGCCTTGTTGCCCTCAGCTCAGAAGACACGCTTCGGGTTGTCGTGGATCGCGGTGGTGAGATGGTAACCCTGATGACCACGCCCCGGCGCACGGAAGTCGTCGACAATTTTGGCAATAAGCAGAAAATCGGAGTGCTGGGGATTCGTCACAGCAGCAATCCCGAAGATATCATTCTGAAGAAATACGGGCCGGTGCAAGCGCTCATGGGTGGGGTCGAGGAAACCTATTTCATCATCGAGCGGACGCTGGGCTATATCGGCCGCATCTTCATTGGCAAGGAAGATGCCGATCAGTTGGGTGGTCCGTTGAAGGTTGCTCAGGTATCCGGTCAGGTCGCGACGCTCGGCTTTATGGCGCTGATCAACCTCGCGGGCATGTTGTCCGTCAGTATCGGTCTGATCAACCTGTTCCCGATTCCCATGCTGGATGGTGGGCATCTGGTCTATTTCGCTGCCGAGGCCGTGAAAGGAAAGCCATTGTCCCAGCGCAGCCAGGAGCTGGGGTTCAAGATAGGTATGGCAATGGTGCTATCCTTGATGGTTTTTGCGACCTTCAATGATATAACCAGCATATTCCTCAGTGATTGACGCAAACAGAGCTTGCGCGGGACACTGCCAAATGACATTGTTCATTTGGTACAAAGATGTGGCTTAACGGCAACGCAAAGCAATGTTTGCTGGGGTAATGTCTCATGAGGGGTTGATCCTGTCGCGATTCAGGGTAAAACCCTAATGAACAATAAGATTCCAATTCGTTGGCACTGGGGTGTCCAAAACGTTTTGCAGATACAGATATTAAGAGTGTTTGGGCTGATGAAAAACTTGAAGACCCTCGCTAGGGGAGCAGCGATAGCAACGGTGATGACAGTGGTTGTGCCGCTTGGTCCCGTCGATCTTTTCGGAATCAGTCCTGCCTTCGCTCAGACCGTCAGCAGAATTGCTGTTGAAGGGAATGCTCGGGTTTCCGACGATACCATTCGTTCCTATGTCGTGATCAAACCCGGTCAGCGGGCTACTGCTTTCGATATCGACGAGTCTTTGAAAGCGCTTTATCAGACCGGTCTGTTCAAGGACGTGGTGATCAATCGCAGTGGTTCCACACTGGTAGTCACTGTTCAGGAAAACGCTGTTATCAACCGTATCTCTTTCGAAGGCAATGATCGCCTCAAGGATGAAGTCCTCGCAACTGTCGTGACCTCCAAGAGCCGTGGCATTCTGAGCGAAAGTCGCATCCAGACCGATACCCAGAGCATTCTCGAGGCTTATCGCCGGGCTGGGCGCTTTGGTGCGCAGGTCGAGCCGAAGGTCATTGATCTGGGCCGTAACCGCGCCGATCTGGTGTTCGAGATTTCCGAAGGTGCCAAGACTGCGGTGTCCCGCGTTTCCATTATTGGCAACAAAGCCTTCAGTGATCGTCGCCTTTCCAAGGTCATTACCACCAAGGAAACTGGCTGGCTGAGCTGGCTTAGCTCGAATGACGTTTACGATGCCGAGCGTCTGGCTGCTGATGAAGAACGCCTTCGCAAGTTCTATCTGAACAATGGCTATGCCGACTTCCGCGTCATTTCCTCGGTTGCTGATCTTGACCGCGAGCGCAACGTTTTCTTTGTCACCATCACGGTCGACGAAGGGGAGCAGTATCGCGTGGGTGATGTTGAAGTCGACAGCACCGTGCCTGATGTGGACGCCGAAAAACTGCGTGGCTACGTCAAGACCGATTCGGGCGATGTCTATAGCGCTGAGGAAGTCTCCAAGTCTCTAGAGGACATGACCATCGCAACCGCTGAATCCGGCTATGCGTTTGCTCGTGTTTCTCCTCGCGCTGACCGCGATTACGAAAATAAGACCATCAATCTTGTCTATCAGGTTGATGAAGGTGTTCGTGCCTATATCGAGCGGATCAACATTCGTGGCAACACTCGGACGCGCGACTACGTGATTCGCCGCGAGTTCGACATGGCTGAGGGTGATGCCTTCAACCGCGTCCTTCTTGATCGTGCGAAGCGCCGTCTCGAGGCTTTGGGCTTCTTCGAGAAAGTTGCAATCACGACTGAACAGGGTACGGAACCAGACCGCGTTGTTCTCAACGTGGAAGTCGTCGAAAAGGGCACCGGTGCGCTGTCTCTGGGTGGTGGTTATTCCACTGCTGATGGCTTTATCGCCGATGTTTCGCTTACGGAATCCAACTTCATGGGCCGCGGTCAGTATCTGAAAGTGGCGGTTTCCGGTGGTGCTTCACAGCAATCCTACAACCTCTCCTTCACCGAGCCGTATTTCCTCGGTCGCCGTTTGGCTGCGGGCTTCGACCTCTACAAACAGAGCTACAAAGACACTGATGCCCGTGACTATGATTACGATCGTGTCGGTGGTACTTTGCGGTTTGGGTTGCCGATTACCGAAGAAATCAGCTTCAATCCGTACTATACGCTCGAGCAGAAGAAACTCTCGAACTACGATTTGTATGGTACGGCGACTGCTTCTCCGGGCGTGACAGAGGCTGTGGACGAGGGTTCGACCATCAAGTCTGCGGTCGGCTACTCGCTGGTTTACAATTCGGTTGATAACCTGACGCTGCCGACGGACGGCCTCTATGCCAAATTCCAGCAGGAATTCGCTGGTGCTGGCGGTGATGTCCGGTTCATTCGGTCAACCATTGATGCCCGCTATTACCATGAACTCTATCCGACCTGGGGTCTGGTCGGTATGATCAAGGTTGGCGCCGGTCATATTCAGGGTATTGGCGGAGACGACGTACGGCTTCTTGATGCCTTCTATCAGGGTGGTGAAACCATCCGTGGCTTTGCAACAGCCGGGTATGGCCCTCGGGACAAGGTGTCTGGTGAGTCGCTCGGTGGTAAGAGCTATGTCAATGCGACCGCAGAGCTCCAGTTCCCGTTGCCCTATCTCGATAGCGTCGGCCTGAGTGGTGCAGTCTTTGCCGATGCCGGTACGCTGTTCGGCTCCGATGCTCAGAAGGGCTCGTTCTACGGCGATGAGTCTATTCGGTCTTCGATCGGTGCAGGCATTGTGTGGGCCAGCCCGTTTGGGCGGCTGCGTGTAGATTACGGTTATGCCTTGACCAAGGAATCGTATGACGATACCCAACAGTTGCGTTTCGGTGCTGCTACCAACTTCTAAGGCACCCACACTCTAGATACAAAAAAGCCGCTGCTCTCTTGGGCGGCGGCTTTTTTCATGAAAGCGATCATGACAGAACCTGCATTCTTCACCAAAGTCGAGAGCCTTACCCTTTCACAGATAGCTGAAATCGTAAAAGCCACTCTGCCCGAAGGGACAGATGGAGCCCTCGTCAT encodes the following:
- a CDS encoding alpha/beta hydrolase, coding for MSKALDADLAQIAARFAYNPDPSEGVSLPQVRARLSEIRKDLLGAFDAQVGQTDIALAQNVVRLYRSKDRAEPSEKAIIYIHGGGWCKCDFVTHGSIMVDLAGASGLDVYGITYPLAPEHAYPAAIDTVCDQIEAIAASLHKGEFFIGGDSAGANLALAAALRLRDEKKNLPIGALLLWYGCYRYTFDTRSHAAYGDGSFGLPTAGMKQMWEDYLAGHDRPVYGDLTNAVLSGLPPCYLCEAEFDCLADDTRWLADRLMESGGRFSYDFYPSTNHGFIHFSGFFEPSKKSIERAVAFLTTTAVQD
- the rseP gene encoding RIP metalloprotease RseP, with translation MEFLQGIFSAGTGLLGYAIPALFVLTIVVFFHELGHFMVGRWCGVTIKAFSIGFGPELFGFYDKHGTRWKFSAIPLGGYVKFLGDENAASLPDEEAMQNLGADERVGSLHAKPLWQRAAIVAAGPLANFLLSIVIFAMLLLVYGKPITPARVDSVVPDSAAEEAGFEVGDIMVSVDGIDIEAFSDVQRLVALSSEDTLRVVVDRGGEMVTLMTTPRRTEVVDNFGNKQKIGVLGIRHSSNPEDIILKKYGPVQALMGGVEETYFIIERTLGYIGRIFIGKEDADQLGGPLKVAQVSGQVATLGFMALINLAGMLSVSIGLINLFPIPMLDGGHLVYFAAEAVKGKPLSQRSQELGFKIGMAMVLSLMVFATFNDITSIFLSD
- the bamA gene encoding outer membrane protein assembly factor BamA — translated: MKNLKTLARGAAIATVMTVVVPLGPVDLFGISPAFAQTVSRIAVEGNARVSDDTIRSYVVIKPGQRATAFDIDESLKALYQTGLFKDVVINRSGSTLVVTVQENAVINRISFEGNDRLKDEVLATVVTSKSRGILSESRIQTDTQSILEAYRRAGRFGAQVEPKVIDLGRNRADLVFEISEGAKTAVSRVSIIGNKAFSDRRLSKVITTKETGWLSWLSSNDVYDAERLAADEERLRKFYLNNGYADFRVISSVADLDRERNVFFVTITVDEGEQYRVGDVEVDSTVPDVDAEKLRGYVKTDSGDVYSAEEVSKSLEDMTIATAESGYAFARVSPRADRDYENKTINLVYQVDEGVRAYIERINIRGNTRTRDYVIRREFDMAEGDAFNRVLLDRAKRRLEALGFFEKVAITTEQGTEPDRVVLNVEVVEKGTGALSLGGGYSTADGFIADVSLTESNFMGRGQYLKVAVSGGASQQSYNLSFTEPYFLGRRLAAGFDLYKQSYKDTDARDYDYDRVGGTLRFGLPITEEISFNPYYTLEQKKLSNYDLYGTATASPGVTEAVDEGSTIKSAVGYSLVYNSVDNLTLPTDGLYAKFQQEFAGAGGDVRFIRSTIDARYYHELYPTWGLVGMIKVGAGHIQGIGGDDVRLLDAFYQGGETIRGFATAGYGPRDKVSGESLGGKSYVNATAELQFPLPYLDSVGLSGAVFADAGTLFGSDAQKGSFYGDESIRSSIGAGIVWASPFGRLRVDYGYALTKESYDDTQQLRFGAATNF